From one Plantibacter flavus genomic stretch:
- a CDS encoding HPr family phosphocarrier protein, with protein sequence MAERQATIASRVGLHARPAKLFIETVKRQPVPVTIELGDSGPLDASSILTIMSLGATNGDVVTLRAEGEGADEALAELAGLLETDLDAE encoded by the coding sequence ATGGCCGAACGCCAAGCCACCATCGCCAGCCGCGTCGGGCTGCACGCCCGCCCCGCCAAGCTCTTCATCGAGACGGTCAAGCGCCAGCCGGTGCCCGTCACGATCGAGCTGGGCGACTCTGGCCCGCTCGACGCTTCGAGCATCCTCACGATCATGAGCCTCGGCGCCACCAACGGCGACGTCGTCACCCTCCGCGCTGAGGGCGAGGGTGCCGACGAGGCGCTCGCCGAGCTCGCCGGTCTCCTCGAGACGGACCTCGACGCCGAGTAG
- a CDS encoding PTS fructose transporter subunit IIABC: MSTPLITPGLVALDADLGTDRAGVIRALAELVVRAGRATDTEALFADAWARESKTDTGIPGGIAIPHCRSAAVTEPTLAMARVSPLVDFGSDDGPADLLFFIAAPDGADQAHLALLSKLARSLIKPEFVTSLREAPDAAAVVALVDGALSDAPKPAAAPAAERAATAPVEAGDQAARPVLIAVTSCATGIAHTYMAADSLAATAKRLGVELHVETQGASGATPLPADVVAKAQAVIFAVDVDVRDVTRFAGKPVIKAPVKRGIDAPEQLINDAVAAISNPNAPRVAAAAGDASASTSDKKDANVGQSIKRWLLTGVSYMIPFVAGGGLLIALGFLLGGYDITENAGKIIVENSLANLPAGGLGAYLGAVAFSIGAASMGFLVPALAGFIAFAIADRPGIAPGFVAGAVALLMSAGFLGGLVGGLLAGGVAYGLGRLNVPRWLRGLMPVVIIPLVGSIVASGLMILVLGGPIAALMNGLNGWLSGLTGVSAILLGVILGTMMAFDLGGPVNKVAYSFAVAGLGAGTLANQAPWQIMAAVMAAGMVPPLAMALASTVLSRRSFTAVERENGKAAWLLGAAFISEGAIPFAAADLFRVIPASILGGAATGALIMATGVTSQAPHGGIFVFFAIGNIGMFILSVAVGTVITAVAVILLKRFARRRPVEGADTAAPAVATEPATV, encoded by the coding sequence ATGTCCACCCCACTCATCACCCCAGGGCTCGTCGCCCTCGACGCCGACCTCGGCACCGACCGCGCGGGTGTCATCCGCGCGCTCGCCGAGCTCGTCGTCCGCGCCGGCCGTGCCACCGACACCGAGGCGCTCTTCGCCGACGCCTGGGCGCGGGAGAGCAAGACCGACACCGGCATCCCCGGCGGCATCGCGATCCCGCACTGCCGCTCGGCCGCCGTCACCGAGCCGACGCTCGCGATGGCCCGCGTCTCGCCGCTCGTCGACTTCGGTTCCGACGACGGCCCGGCCGACCTCCTCTTCTTCATCGCAGCCCCGGACGGCGCCGACCAGGCGCACCTCGCCCTGCTGTCGAAGCTCGCGCGCTCGCTCATCAAGCCCGAGTTCGTGACCTCGCTGCGTGAGGCGCCCGACGCCGCCGCGGTGGTCGCCCTCGTCGATGGTGCCCTCAGCGACGCACCCAAGCCGGCAGCGGCTCCTGCCGCCGAGCGCGCCGCGACGGCTCCCGTCGAGGCAGGCGACCAGGCCGCACGACCCGTGCTCATCGCGGTCACCTCGTGCGCGACGGGTATCGCCCACACCTACATGGCGGCCGACTCGCTCGCCGCCACCGCGAAGCGCCTCGGTGTCGAGCTGCACGTCGAGACGCAGGGCGCCTCCGGTGCGACCCCGCTGCCCGCCGACGTCGTCGCGAAGGCGCAGGCGGTCATCTTCGCCGTCGACGTGGACGTCCGCGACGTCACCCGCTTCGCCGGCAAGCCCGTCATCAAGGCTCCCGTGAAGCGCGGCATCGACGCCCCGGAACAGCTCATCAACGACGCGGTCGCCGCGATCTCGAACCCGAACGCCCCGCGGGTCGCCGCCGCCGCCGGTGACGCCTCCGCGTCGACGTCGGACAAGAAGGACGCCAACGTCGGTCAGTCGATCAAGCGCTGGCTGCTCACCGGTGTCAGCTACATGATCCCGTTCGTCGCCGGTGGCGGTCTGCTCATCGCCCTCGGCTTCCTCCTCGGGGGCTACGACATCACCGAGAACGCCGGCAAGATCATCGTCGAGAACAGCCTCGCGAACCTGCCGGCCGGCGGCCTCGGCGCCTACCTCGGCGCGGTCGCGTTCTCCATCGGCGCCGCCTCGATGGGCTTCCTCGTCCCCGCCCTCGCGGGCTTCATCGCCTTCGCCATCGCCGACCGACCAGGCATCGCACCCGGGTTCGTCGCCGGTGCCGTCGCGCTGCTCATGAGCGCCGGCTTCCTCGGCGGGCTCGTCGGTGGTCTGCTCGCCGGTGGTGTCGCCTACGGCCTCGGTCGCCTGAACGTGCCGCGGTGGTTGCGGGGGCTGATGCCCGTCGTGATCATCCCGCTGGTCGGTTCGATCGTCGCGTCCGGTCTCATGATCCTCGTCCTCGGCGGCCCGATCGCCGCGCTCATGAACGGCCTCAACGGCTGGCTCTCCGGCCTCACCGGCGTCTCGGCGATCCTGCTGGGCGTGATCCTCGGCACGATGATGGCCTTCGACCTCGGCGGCCCCGTCAACAAGGTCGCGTACTCGTTCGCCGTCGCCGGTCTCGGTGCGGGAACGCTCGCCAACCAGGCACCGTGGCAGATCATGGCCGCTGTCATGGCCGCCGGCATGGTGCCGCCGCTCGCGATGGCGCTCGCCTCGACCGTCCTCAGCCGTCGTTCGTTCACCGCGGTCGAGCGGGAGAACGGTAAGGCAGCCTGGCTGCTCGGCGCCGCGTTCATCAGCGAGGGTGCGATCCCGTTCGCCGCGGCCGACCTGTTCCGCGTCATCCCGGCGTCGATCCTCGGTGGTGCCGCCACCGGTGCGCTCATCATGGCGACCGGCGTCACCTCGCAGGCACCGCACGGTGGCATCTTCGTGTTCTTCGCCATCGGCAACATCGGGATGTTCATCCTGTCGGTCGCCGTCGGCACGGTCATCACCGCCGTCGCCGTCATCCTGCTCAAGCGGTTCGCCCGTCGTCGTCCGGTGGAGGGTGCCGACACGGCAGCCCCCGCGGTCGCCACCGAGCCCGCGACCGTCTGA
- a CDS encoding 1-phosphofructokinase family hexose kinase, which translates to MIITLTANPSLDHTVELPGVVERGEVLRALASREQPGGKGVNVSRAIAAAELATIAVLPGESTDPMIESLRAQGIDVLAVPTGQPVRRNITLTEPDGTTTKINEPGPTLTEDDAARLVDATARAAASAEWLVIAGSLPPGLPADFYARIVRAARALTDGTRPLVAVDSSGEPLAALLAAFAATGERVDLIKPNGAELAELTGTASGDEIESDPALAASVAATLIGTADRPGPVAAVLVTLGSRGAVLVEGDTAWSARAPKIVARSTVGAGDSSLAGYLIARTAGLAPAARLAQAVAHGAAAAALPGSDVPALSGTDAAAIDVVQLPQRIPSAP; encoded by the coding sequence ATGATCATCACCCTGACCGCCAACCCCTCGCTCGACCACACGGTGGAGCTCCCCGGTGTCGTCGAGCGCGGTGAGGTCCTCCGCGCCCTCGCCAGCCGGGAGCAGCCGGGCGGCAAGGGCGTCAACGTCTCGCGGGCCATCGCCGCCGCCGAGCTGGCGACCATCGCCGTCCTGCCCGGTGAATCGACCGACCCCATGATCGAGTCGCTGCGCGCGCAGGGGATCGACGTCCTCGCCGTCCCGACCGGGCAGCCCGTGCGCCGCAACATCACGCTCACCGAGCCCGACGGCACCACCACCAAGATCAACGAGCCGGGCCCGACCCTCACCGAGGACGACGCTGCACGTCTCGTCGACGCGACCGCCCGTGCCGCCGCGAGTGCCGAGTGGCTCGTCATCGCCGGTTCGCTACCGCCCGGCCTCCCCGCCGACTTCTACGCACGGATCGTCCGGGCCGCTCGCGCCCTCACCGACGGCACCCGCCCGCTCGTCGCCGTCGACAGCTCGGGTGAGCCGCTCGCCGCGCTCCTCGCCGCCTTCGCCGCCACCGGGGAACGTGTCGACCTCATCAAGCCGAACGGCGCCGAACTCGCCGAACTCACCGGCACCGCGTCCGGCGACGAGATCGAGTCGGACCCGGCGCTCGCTGCGTCCGTCGCCGCCACGCTCATCGGCACCGCGGACCGACCCGGTCCGGTCGCCGCCGTCCTCGTCACGCTCGGCTCCCGAGGAGCCGTCCTCGTGGAGGGTGACACCGCCTGGTCGGCCCGGGCCCCGAAGATCGTCGCGCGCAGCACCGTCGGCGCGGGGGACTCCTCCCTCGCCGGCTACCTGATCGCCCGAACCGCAGGTCTCGCCCCTGCAGCACGCCTCGCGCAGGCCGTCGCCCACGGAGCCGCTGCCGCGGCCCTCCCCGGCAGCGACGTACCGGCGCTCAGCGGGACGGACGCCGCCGCCATCGACGTCGTCCAGCTCCCGCAGCGGATCCCTTCCGCCCCCTGA
- a CDS encoding DeoR/GlpR family DNA-binding transcription regulator, giving the protein MYATERHEHITSRVKTSGRVSVADVSRELGVTAETIRRDLDQLETSGVLRRVHGGAVSAAHASVAEASLADRQGQRSDAKATIARAALRLIPATFSGSIVIDAGTTTAHLADLLVTWRPATAGQTLTVITNSVPIAATLHHCDHVELHLLGGRVRGITSAAVGSTTVDELSRFRPDIAFVGANGVSADFGLSTPDELEGAVKSAIVRGSRRAVVLADAAKLGEEALIRFAALDEIDTVITDEVVPTTLGDALEAAGVEVVVA; this is encoded by the coding sequence ATGTACGCGACGGAGCGGCACGAGCACATCACCAGCCGGGTGAAGACGAGCGGACGGGTCTCCGTCGCCGACGTCTCCCGTGAGCTGGGCGTCACCGCCGAGACGATCCGCCGCGACCTCGACCAGCTCGAAACCTCCGGCGTCCTGCGCCGCGTCCACGGCGGCGCCGTCTCCGCAGCGCATGCCTCCGTCGCCGAGGCCAGCCTCGCCGATCGCCAGGGCCAGCGGAGCGACGCGAAGGCGACGATCGCCCGTGCGGCCCTCCGGCTCATCCCGGCCACGTTCAGCGGCTCGATCGTCATCGACGCCGGGACGACCACGGCCCACCTCGCCGACCTCCTCGTCACCTGGCGCCCGGCCACCGCCGGCCAGACGCTCACGGTCATCACCAACTCCGTCCCGATCGCCGCGACGCTCCACCACTGCGACCACGTCGAACTCCACCTGCTCGGTGGCCGCGTCCGCGGCATCACGAGCGCGGCGGTCGGCAGCACGACCGTCGACGAGCTCAGCCGGTTCCGCCCCGACATCGCCTTCGTCGGCGCCAACGGGGTCAGCGCCGACTTCGGCCTCAGCACGCCCGATGAACTCGAGGGTGCCGTGAAGTCGGCCATCGTCCGCGGTTCGCGCCGGGCCGTCGTCCTCGCCGACGCCGCCAAGCTCGGTGAGGAAGCACTCATCCGCTTCGCCGCCCTCGACGAGATCGACACCGTCATCACCGACGAGGTCGTTCCGACGACCCTCGGGGACGCCCTCGAGGCTGCGGGTGTCGAGGTGGTCGTCGCATGA
- a CDS encoding HTTM domain-containing protein, with product MNAVRTTFDRFAGWVTGAKHAGYSLSALRILYGVAIFSFLFTSLADRHYLWGVASKWVDPEANRRAWFPLFELVFTKDSAFVFDLAYGVLIVLGLLFLIGWQTRFVTPVLLVFWVGLATNSTVLTNGGDTIIRITLLFLVFADLSRHWSVDAWLAKRRGRAPRPILRGRFAIPSWLANAANNTAVLLCAYQIMLVYVNSGIYKLMGPEWREGTAFYYSLVLDVFRPFPVLSDLAWQLGPFVWVATFLSVWVQLLFPVLILWRPTRILALGFTILMHLGIGLFLGLWPFSLAMIALDLLFVRDRSWVAVGRWAAHAGGVLRQLLPERQPDERPLTTSAGSPS from the coding sequence ATGAACGCCGTCCGCACAACATTCGACCGGTTCGCCGGCTGGGTCACGGGCGCCAAGCACGCCGGCTACAGCCTCTCCGCCCTGCGGATCCTCTACGGTGTCGCGATCTTCAGCTTCCTCTTCACGAGCCTCGCCGACCGCCACTACCTCTGGGGCGTCGCGTCGAAGTGGGTCGACCCGGAGGCGAACCGTCGCGCCTGGTTCCCGCTGTTCGAGCTCGTCTTCACGAAGGACAGCGCCTTCGTCTTCGACCTCGCTTACGGGGTGCTCATCGTGCTCGGGCTGCTGTTCCTCATCGGCTGGCAGACCCGGTTCGTCACGCCCGTCCTCCTCGTGTTCTGGGTGGGGCTCGCGACCAACAGCACGGTGCTGACCAACGGCGGCGACACGATCATCCGCATCACGCTGCTGTTCCTGGTGTTCGCGGACCTGTCGCGTCACTGGTCGGTCGACGCCTGGCTCGCCAAGCGGCGGGGTCGAGCGCCGCGGCCGATCCTGCGCGGTCGGTTCGCGATCCCGTCGTGGCTCGCGAACGCCGCCAACAACACGGCGGTCCTGCTCTGCGCGTACCAGATCATGCTCGTCTACGTGAACTCCGGCATCTACAAGCTCATGGGTCCCGAGTGGCGTGAGGGCACGGCGTTCTACTACTCGCTCGTCCTCGACGTGTTCCGCCCGTTCCCGGTGCTGAGCGACCTCGCCTGGCAGCTCGGACCGTTCGTCTGGGTGGCCACGTTCCTGTCCGTCTGGGTCCAGCTGTTGTTCCCGGTGCTCATCCTGTGGCGGCCGACGCGGATCCTCGCGCTCGGCTTCACGATCCTCATGCACCTCGGCATCGGCCTCTTCCTCGGACTGTGGCCGTTCTCGCTCGCGATGATCGCACTCGACCTGCTGTTCGTCCGCGACCGCAGTTGGGTCGCCGTCGGCCGGTGGGCTGCGCACGCCGGGGGAGTGCTGCGCCAGCTGCTGCCGGAGCGCCAGCCGGACGAGAGACCTCTCACGACGTCGGCCGGTTCGCCGTCGTGA
- a CDS encoding DUF5819 family protein: MVPPKRAARIAAAVSIALVGVYVAGTLVIVSPTTPVRGAVVAAAGPYFTQKWNVFAPSIMKTNITFSVQAQWRDADGTLVKSDWVNVTKLEQQAVPGHAEPSRIQKSSWNAMLAYNTRYLALDAQQREIVRDTFIQRADGGGYRAQSAESLIADLDAVSKTPGSGQGDIVRFLRYDYMLKEYATAFSTAYFDQDVERVRWRIDRSRPNDFENRFSEEQQFDDTAVTFGWRHVDDVIDPETLAVYRDVITRYGGAR; this comes from the coding sequence GTGGTCCCACCGAAGCGGGCCGCGCGCATCGCCGCCGCGGTCTCGATCGCCCTCGTCGGCGTCTACGTCGCCGGCACACTCGTCATCGTCTCGCCGACCACGCCCGTCCGCGGAGCCGTCGTCGCCGCGGCCGGCCCGTACTTCACGCAGAAGTGGAACGTCTTCGCCCCGAGCATCATGAAGACGAACATCACCTTCTCCGTGCAGGCCCAGTGGCGCGACGCCGACGGCACGCTCGTGAAGTCCGACTGGGTCAACGTCACGAAGCTCGAGCAGCAGGCGGTCCCCGGCCACGCCGAGCCGTCGCGGATCCAGAAGTCCTCGTGGAACGCGATGCTCGCCTACAACACCCGGTACCTCGCGCTCGACGCCCAACAGCGGGAGATCGTCCGCGACACCTTCATCCAGCGGGCCGACGGTGGCGGGTATCGCGCCCAGTCGGCCGAATCGCTCATCGCCGACCTCGACGCCGTCAGCAAGACTCCGGGCTCGGGGCAGGGCGACATCGTCCGGTTCCTCCGCTACGACTACATGCTCAAGGAGTACGCGACCGCGTTTTCGACGGCGTACTTCGACCAGGACGTCGAGCGCGTCCGGTGGCGGATCGACCGCTCCCGCCCGAACGACTTCGAGAACCGCTTCTCCGAGGAGCAGCAGTTCGACGACACCGCCGTCACCTTCGGCTGGCGGCACGTCGACGACGTCATCGACCCGGAGACCCTCGCCGTCTACCGGGACGTCATCACCCGCTACGGAGGTGCACGATGA